The following coding sequences are from one Ficedula albicollis isolate OC2 chromosome 17, FicAlb1.5, whole genome shotgun sequence window:
- the ZER1 gene encoding protein zer-1 homolog isoform X1 gives MASDSPESLMTLCTDYCLRNLEGTLCYLLDNETLRLHPDIFLPSEICDKLVNEYVELVKTDSIFEPHESFFTLFSDPRSTRLARIHLREHIVQDQDLEAIRKQDLIELYLTNCEKLTAKSLQTLVSFSHTLISLSLFGCCNIFYEEENPGGCEDDCLVNPTRQVLVKDFTFEGFSRLRILNLGRLIEGVNVETLLRPLASLAALDLSGIQLNDVGFLTQWKDSLVSLVLYNMDLSEEHIQVIAQLCKLRHLDISRDHLSSYYKFKLTRRVLNLFVENLVNLTSLDISGHTMLENCTIPSMEEKMGQTSIEPAKSSIAPFRGLKRPLQFLGLFETSLCRLTHIPAYKVSGDKNEEQVLNAIEAYTEHRPEITSRAINLLFDIARIERCSQLLRALQLVITALKCHKDDKNIQVTGSAALFYLTNSEYRMEQSVKLRRQVIQVVLNGMESYQEVTVQRNCCLTLCNFSIPEELEFQYRRVNELLLNILNQSRQDESIQRIAVHLCNALVCQVDNDHKEAVGKMGFVMTMLKLIQKKLADKTCDQVMEFSWSALWNITDETPDNCEMFLNYSGMKLFLECLKEFPEKQELHRNMLGLLGNVAEVKELRPQLMTSQFISVFSNLLESKADGIEVSYNACGVLSHIMFDGPEAWGICEPHREEVVKRMWAAIQSWDINSRRNINYRSFEPILRLLPQGISPVSQHWATWALYNLVSVYPDKYCPLLIKEGGIPLLKDMIKMASARQETKEMARKVIEHCSNFKEENMDTSR, from the exons ATGGCATCTGACAGTCCTGAGTCGCTGATGACCTTGTGCACCGATTACTGCCTTCGCAACCTGGAGGGGACTCTCTGCTACCTGCTGGACAACGAAACGCTGCGGCTCCACCCCGACATCTTCCTGCCCAGCGAGATCTGTGACAAACTTGTCAACGA GTACGTGGAGCTGGTGAAGACAGACAGCATCTTTGAACCCCATGAAAGCTTCTTCACCCTCTTCTCAGACCCACGGAGCACCAGGCTAGCTCGGATCCACCTGCGGGAGCACATTGTGCAGGACCAGGACCTGGAGGCCATCAGGAAGCAG gATCTTATTGAGCTGTACCTGACTAACTGTGAGAAGCTGACAGCCAAGAGCCTGCAAACCTTGGTAAGCTTCAGCCACACACTGATCTCCCTGAGCCTCTTTGGCTGCTGCAATATCTTCTACGAGGAGGAGAACCCCGGGGGCTGTGAGGACGACTGCCTGGTGAACCCCACTCGCCAGGTCTTGGTCAAGGACTTCACTTTTGAGGGCTTCAGCCGCCTGCGCATCCTGAACCTGGGCCGCCTGATCGAGGGGGTGAACGTGGAGACGCTGCTGCGGCCCTTGGCCTCCCTTGCAGCTCTTGACCTTTCTGGGATCCAGCTGAATGATGTGGGATTCCTGACCCAGTGGAAGGACAGTCTGGTTTCCTTAGTGCTTTACAACATGGACCTTTCAGAGGAGCACATCCAAGTGATCGCACAGCTTTGCAAGCTCAG GCACCTGGATATCTCCCGAGACCATCTGTCCAGTTATTACAAGTTCAAGCTGACCCGGCGGGTTCTAAACTTGTTTGTGGAAAACCTGGTGAACCTCACTTCACTTGACATCTCAGGGCACACCATGCTGGAGAACTGCACTATCCCCAGCATGGAGGAGAAGATGGGCCAGACAAG CATTGAGccagcaaagagcagcattGCTCCTTTCCGGGGTCTGAAACGACCACTGCAGTTCTTGGGACTTTTTGAAACATCCCTCTGTCGCCTGACCCATATTCCAGCCTACAAG GTGAGTGGAGACAAGAATGAAGAGCAAGTCCTGAACGCTATCGAGGCTTACACCGAGCACCGGCCGGAAATCACCTCCCGGGCCATCAACCTGCTTTTCGACATTGCCCGCATCGAGcgctgcagccagctgctgaGAGCCCTCCAG ctggtgATCACAGCCCTCAAGTGCCACAAGGATGACAAAAACATCCAGGTGACGGGCAGCGCCGCGCTGTTCTACTTGACCAACTCCGAGTACCGCATGGAGCAGAGCGTGAAGCTGCGGCGCCAGGTCATCCAGGTGGTGCTGAACGGCATGGAGTCCTACCAGGAGGTCACA GTGCAGCGGAACTGCTGCCTGACACTGTGTAACTTCAGcattcctgaggagctggagtTCCAGTACCGCCGAGTGAAcgagctgctgctgaacattCTCAACCAGAGCCGGCAGGACGAGTCCATCCAGCGCATCGCTGTGCACCTCTGCAACGCCCTGGTCTGCCAGGTGGACAACGACCACAAAGAAGCTGTGGGCAAGATGGGGTTTGTCATG ACAATGCTAAAGTTGATTCAGAAGAAGTTGGCTGATAAAACA TGTGATCAGGTGATGGAGTTCTCCTGGAGTGCCCTGTGGAATATCACTGATGAGACCCCAGATAACTGCGAGATGTTCCTTAACTACAGTGGCATGAAACTGTTCTTGGAGTGCTTGAAA GAGTTCccagagaagcaggagctgcaccgCAACATGCTGGGCCTCCTGGGCAATGTGGCAGAAGTGAAGGAGCTCCGCCCACAGCTCATGACCTCCCAGTTCATCAGTGTGTTCAG CAACCTGCTGGAGAGCAAAGCTGATGGGATTGAGGTGTCATACAATGCCTGTGGAGTGCTCTCCCATATCATGTTTGATGGTCCAGAGGCCTGGGGGATCTGTGAGCCTCACAGAGAGGAAGTTGTGAAGAGGATGTGGGCAGCCATCCAGAGCTGGGATATCAACTCCAGGAGAAATATCAATTACAG GTCATTTGAACCAATCCTTCGACTTCTTCCACAAGGGATCTCCCCAGTCAGCCAGCACTGGGCCACCTGGGCACTCTATAACCTGGTCTCTGTCTACC ctgacaAGTACTGCCCACTGCTGATCAAAGAAGGTGGGATTCCTCTCCTGAAGGACATGATTAAAATGGCCTCAGCACGACAAGAGACCAAGGAGATGGCCCG GAAAGTTATAGAGCACTGCAGTAACTTTAAGGAGGAGAACATGGACACTTCCAGATAA
- the ZER1 gene encoding protein zer-1 homolog isoform X2, whose amino-acid sequence MGHWSSWDLIELYLTNCEKLTAKSLQTLVSFSHTLISLSLFGCCNIFYEEENPGGCEDDCLVNPTRQVLVKDFTFEGFSRLRILNLGRLIEGVNVETLLRPLASLAALDLSGIQLNDVGFLTQWKDSLVSLVLYNMDLSEEHIQVIAQLCKLRHLDISRDHLSSYYKFKLTRRVLNLFVENLVNLTSLDISGHTMLENCTIPSMEEKMGQTSIEPAKSSIAPFRGLKRPLQFLGLFETSLCRLTHIPAYKVSGDKNEEQVLNAIEAYTEHRPEITSRAINLLFDIARIERCSQLLRALQLVITALKCHKDDKNIQVTGSAALFYLTNSEYRMEQSVKLRRQVIQVVLNGMESYQEVTVQRNCCLTLCNFSIPEELEFQYRRVNELLLNILNQSRQDESIQRIAVHLCNALVCQVDNDHKEAVGKMGFVMTMLKLIQKKLADKTCDQVMEFSWSALWNITDETPDNCEMFLNYSGMKLFLECLKEFPEKQELHRNMLGLLGNVAEVKELRPQLMTSQFISVFSNLLESKADGIEVSYNACGVLSHIMFDGPEAWGICEPHREEVVKRMWAAIQSWDINSRRNINYRSFEPILRLLPQGISPVSQHWATWALYNLVSVYPDKYCPLLIKEGGIPLLKDMIKMASARQETKEMARKVIEHCSNFKEENMDTSR is encoded by the exons ATGGGACACTGGTCAAGTTGG gATCTTATTGAGCTGTACCTGACTAACTGTGAGAAGCTGACAGCCAAGAGCCTGCAAACCTTGGTAAGCTTCAGCCACACACTGATCTCCCTGAGCCTCTTTGGCTGCTGCAATATCTTCTACGAGGAGGAGAACCCCGGGGGCTGTGAGGACGACTGCCTGGTGAACCCCACTCGCCAGGTCTTGGTCAAGGACTTCACTTTTGAGGGCTTCAGCCGCCTGCGCATCCTGAACCTGGGCCGCCTGATCGAGGGGGTGAACGTGGAGACGCTGCTGCGGCCCTTGGCCTCCCTTGCAGCTCTTGACCTTTCTGGGATCCAGCTGAATGATGTGGGATTCCTGACCCAGTGGAAGGACAGTCTGGTTTCCTTAGTGCTTTACAACATGGACCTTTCAGAGGAGCACATCCAAGTGATCGCACAGCTTTGCAAGCTCAG GCACCTGGATATCTCCCGAGACCATCTGTCCAGTTATTACAAGTTCAAGCTGACCCGGCGGGTTCTAAACTTGTTTGTGGAAAACCTGGTGAACCTCACTTCACTTGACATCTCAGGGCACACCATGCTGGAGAACTGCACTATCCCCAGCATGGAGGAGAAGATGGGCCAGACAAG CATTGAGccagcaaagagcagcattGCTCCTTTCCGGGGTCTGAAACGACCACTGCAGTTCTTGGGACTTTTTGAAACATCCCTCTGTCGCCTGACCCATATTCCAGCCTACAAG GTGAGTGGAGACAAGAATGAAGAGCAAGTCCTGAACGCTATCGAGGCTTACACCGAGCACCGGCCGGAAATCACCTCCCGGGCCATCAACCTGCTTTTCGACATTGCCCGCATCGAGcgctgcagccagctgctgaGAGCCCTCCAG ctggtgATCACAGCCCTCAAGTGCCACAAGGATGACAAAAACATCCAGGTGACGGGCAGCGCCGCGCTGTTCTACTTGACCAACTCCGAGTACCGCATGGAGCAGAGCGTGAAGCTGCGGCGCCAGGTCATCCAGGTGGTGCTGAACGGCATGGAGTCCTACCAGGAGGTCACA GTGCAGCGGAACTGCTGCCTGACACTGTGTAACTTCAGcattcctgaggagctggagtTCCAGTACCGCCGAGTGAAcgagctgctgctgaacattCTCAACCAGAGCCGGCAGGACGAGTCCATCCAGCGCATCGCTGTGCACCTCTGCAACGCCCTGGTCTGCCAGGTGGACAACGACCACAAAGAAGCTGTGGGCAAGATGGGGTTTGTCATG ACAATGCTAAAGTTGATTCAGAAGAAGTTGGCTGATAAAACA TGTGATCAGGTGATGGAGTTCTCCTGGAGTGCCCTGTGGAATATCACTGATGAGACCCCAGATAACTGCGAGATGTTCCTTAACTACAGTGGCATGAAACTGTTCTTGGAGTGCTTGAAA GAGTTCccagagaagcaggagctgcaccgCAACATGCTGGGCCTCCTGGGCAATGTGGCAGAAGTGAAGGAGCTCCGCCCACAGCTCATGACCTCCCAGTTCATCAGTGTGTTCAG CAACCTGCTGGAGAGCAAAGCTGATGGGATTGAGGTGTCATACAATGCCTGTGGAGTGCTCTCCCATATCATGTTTGATGGTCCAGAGGCCTGGGGGATCTGTGAGCCTCACAGAGAGGAAGTTGTGAAGAGGATGTGGGCAGCCATCCAGAGCTGGGATATCAACTCCAGGAGAAATATCAATTACAG GTCATTTGAACCAATCCTTCGACTTCTTCCACAAGGGATCTCCCCAGTCAGCCAGCACTGGGCCACCTGGGCACTCTATAACCTGGTCTCTGTCTACC ctgacaAGTACTGCCCACTGCTGATCAAAGAAGGTGGGATTCCTCTCCTGAAGGACATGATTAAAATGGCCTCAGCACGACAAGAGACCAAGGAGATGGCCCG GAAAGTTATAGAGCACTGCAGTAACTTTAAGGAGGAGAACATGGACACTTCCAGATAA